One stretch of Oncorhynchus tshawytscha isolate Ot180627B linkage group LG21, Otsh_v2.0, whole genome shotgun sequence DNA includes these proteins:
- the si:ch211-153b23.7 gene encoding uncharacterized protein si:ch211-153b23.7: MDGGSLSASSSSSSEQEADSSPYSVSALLQNPEENGAIEESRAKVVEEIVPAGERLLSGEDQGSLITDSMSVTSADQEKLLLLNRNTELRRVNKELMKLNEDWDHVYRSTTLSLQQRVETLEQESNTVKQLNNTLLLKVDHEQNKREYYEHTLMQELKKNQQLHEYVRMLENRQHQTDTTRDWTKSTQTSLSTVTNLPETTPISDAPGGSNLSPSLSHGTIRGLSSSSGHGPPSHLFSSSTPSRGALSSGRISIGPYRALEDQANPQKEVQDLKEQLEALRCQTEIYEADYQTEHKDHKHTQQENKRLRRTREEMRQQMALLQEQLKVYEDDFRKERSDKQVLQRLLMKKSPALVKQPVLVHRCNNEQQPAGGDRRRQREEQRDAHTSTPQPDHHPLCPKHCERRNTEEST; the protein is encoded by the exons ATGGATGGAGGTTCACtttcagcatcatcatcatcatcgtctgAGCAGGAGGCAGATTCTTCACCCTACAGCGTCAGTGCTCTCCTACAGAACCCAGAGGAAAATGGGGCTATAGAGGAATCAAG ggcgAAGGTGGTGGAGGAGATAGTCCCTGCtggtgagaggttgttgtctggGGAGGACCAGGGGTCTCTGATCACTGACAGTATGTCAGTCACCTCAGCTGACCAGGAGAAACTACTACTGCTCAACAGGAACACTGAGCTACGCAGAGTCAACAAAGAG TTGATGAAGCTGAATGAAGACTGGGACCATGTGTATCGCAGCACAACTCTGAGTCTCCAACAGAGAGTCGAGACTCTGGAGCAGGAGAGCAACACAGTCAAACAACTCAACAATACGCTGCTGCTCAAAGTAGACCACGAACAG AACAAGAGGGAGTACTATGAACACACACTGATGCAGGAGTTGAAGAAGAACCAGCAGCTACATGAATACGTCAGAATGCTGGAGAATAGACAACATCAGACAGACACCACCAGAGACTGGACAAAGAGCACACAG ACCAGTTTGAGCACTGTGACCAATCTTCCAGAAACCACCCCCATCTCTGACGCTCCTGGGGGGTCGAATCTGTCCCCCAGCCTCAGCCATGGCACCATACGcggcctctcctcctcttccggCCATGGCCCACCatcccatctcttctcctcctccaccccaagTAGAGGGGCCCTGAGTAGTGGTAGAATCAGTATTGGCCCCTACAGGGCACTAGAGGACCAGGCAAACCCCCAGAAGGAGGTGCAAGACCTAAAGGAGCAGCTGGAGGCCCTCAGATGCCAG aCTGAGATCTATGAAGCAGACTACCAGACGGAGCACAAGGACCACAAACACACCCAGCAGGAGAACAAGAGactgaggaggacaagagaggagatgagacaacAGATGGCCCTACTACAGGAGCAG CTCAAGGTATATGAGGATGACTTTAGAAAGGAGCGGTCAGACAAGCAGGTCCTGCAGCGTCTACTGATGAAGAAAAGTCCCGCTCTGGTCAAACAGCCTGTCCTGGTCCACCGCTGTAATAATGAGCAGCAGccagcagggggagacaggaggcgacagagagaggagcagagagatgcTCACACCAGTACACCCCAGCCAGACCACCACCCGCTGTGCCCCAAACACTGTGAGAGGAGGAACACTGAAGAGTCCACATGA